In Mesoplodon densirostris isolate mMesDen1 chromosome 5, mMesDen1 primary haplotype, whole genome shotgun sequence, a single window of DNA contains:
- the LOC132491186 gene encoding small ribosomal subunit protein uS5-like yields the protein MKGSGPPATSVSLQAFVAIGDYNGHVGLGVKCSKEVATAIRGAIILAKLSIVPVRRGYWGNKIGKPHTVPCKVTGRCGSVLVRLIPAPRGTGIISAPVLKKLLMMAGIDDCYTSARGCTATLGNFAKAIFDAISKTYSYLTPDLWKETVFTKSPYQEFTDHLVKTHTRVSVQRTQAPAVATT from the coding sequence ATGAAGGGCAGTGGACCACCAGCCACGTCAGTCTCTTTGCAGGCGTTTGTTGCCATCGGGGATTACAACGGACATGTTGGTTTGGGTGTGAAGTGCTCTAAGGAGGTAGCCACTGCCATCCGTGGGGCCATCATTCTGGCCAAGCTCTCCATTGTCCCCGTGCGACGAGGCTACTGGGGGAACAAGATCGGCAAGCCCCATACCGTCCCTTGCAAGGTGACTGGCCGCTGTGGCTCCGTGCTGGTGCGTCTCATCCCTGCCCCCAGGGGCACTGGCATCATCTCAGCCCCTGTGCTCAAGAAGCTATTGATGATGGCTGGAATTGACGACTGCTACACCTCTGCCAGGGGCTGCACTGCCACGCTGGGCAACTTCGCCAAGGCCATTTTTGATGCCATTTCCAAGACCTACAGTTATCTCACTCCTGATCTCTGGAAAGAGACGGTGTTCACCAAGTCTCCATATCAGGAATTCACTGACCATCTTGTAAAGACCCACACCAGAGTTTCCGTGCAGAGGACCCAGGCTCCAGCTGTAGCCACCACATAG